A region of Apus apus isolate bApuApu2 chromosome 14, bApuApu2.pri.cur, whole genome shotgun sequence DNA encodes the following proteins:
- the NT5M gene encoding 5'(3')-deoxyribonucleotidase, mitochondrial, which translates to MILLSCFLHLRPPRLAGLGRGSRPTWGSRRALRVLVDMDGVLADFEGGFLKKFRARYPDKPYVALEDRRGFWVSEQYGRLAPELREKAISIWESKNFFIELDPLPGAVEAVKQMANLADTDVFICTSPIKKYLYCPYEKYAWVEKHFGPEFLQQIVLTHDKTVVSADLLIDDRPDIIGAELNPTWEHVLFTACHNKHLQLRPPSRRLQSWTDDWKAILDSKRLPPGQAT; encoded by the exons aTGATTTTGCTGAGCTGCTTCTTGCACCTCCGCCCCCCCCGCTTggcggggctgggcagggggtccCGCCCCACCTGGGGGTCCCGCAGGGCTCTGCGGGTGCTGGTGGACATGGACGGGGTGTTGGCTGACTTCGAGGGAGGCTTCCTCAAGAAGTTCAGGGCCAGGTACCCCGACAAGCCCTACGTCGCCCTGGAGGACCGGCGGGGTTTCTGGGTGTCGGAGCAGTACGGGCGCCTGGCACCGGAGCTGCGT GAGAAAGCCATCAGCATCTGGGAATCCAAGAACTTCTTCATTGAGCTGGACCCACTCCCTGGGGCTGTGGAAGCTGTGAAGCAAATGGCAAATTTGGCTGA CACCGACGTGTTCATCTGCACAAGCCCCATCAAGAAGTACCTCTACTGCCCTTATGAGAAG TATGCCTGGGTGGAGAAGCACTTTGGCCCCGAGTTTCTCCAGCAGATCGTCTTGACACATGATAAGACAGTGGTTTCTGCTGACCTGCTGATAGATGACAGACCTGATATCATAG gggctgagctgaaCCCCACCTGGGAGCACGTGCTCTTCACAGCCTGCCACAACAAGCACCTGCAGCTGAGGCCCCCCAGCCGCCGGCTGCAGTCCTGGACTGATGACTGGAAGGCCATTCTGGACAGCAAACGCCTGCCACCCGGCCAGGCCACCTAA